Proteins from one Halobacteriovoraceae bacterium genomic window:
- a CDS encoding Hsp20/alpha crystallin family protein, with the protein MRALLFIFIFYSNSILPQEKALKLKEESKEDFKKISGEDKSVNLGDTGKFNDAQDLQGDYHELIKKYKQAQERKKPGTSQDPGMRNFDRLGPDSFDGIFKQLREEMERDFGDFDRLLQERSGIGHAESSVSQKDLGDSIELTINITGIESGSTSVDVENGVIYVRGEQEITNSQNHGDQTFKSISRSSFQRMIPLPEGVKESGFKKRIEKDRIILEFKKK; encoded by the coding sequence ATGAGAGCTTTATTATTTATATTTATTTTTTATTCAAATTCAATTCTTCCTCAAGAAAAGGCCTTAAAGTTAAAGGAAGAAAGCAAAGAAGATTTTAAAAAAATATCCGGAGAAGATAAGTCTGTAAATTTAGGAGATACTGGGAAATTTAATGATGCGCAGGACCTTCAAGGGGATTATCACGAACTCATCAAAAAATATAAACAGGCCCAGGAAAGAAAGAAACCTGGAACCTCTCAAGATCCTGGAATGCGAAATTTTGACCGTTTAGGCCCTGATTCTTTTGATGGCATTTTCAAACAACTGAGAGAGGAAATGGAAAGAGACTTCGGAGACTTTGACCGTCTTCTGCAAGAACGAAGTGGAATTGGACACGCCGAATCCTCTGTCTCACAAAAAGATTTAGGGGATTCTATCGAATTAACTATCAACATCACAGGAATTGAAAGTGGTAGCACGAGTGTAGATGTTGAAAATGGGGTTATCTATGTTCGTGGAGAACAAGAAATAACTAATTCGCAAAACCATGGTGATCAAACTTTTAAGTCAATTTCTCGCAGCTCTTTCCAACGAATGATTCCTTTGCCTGAAGGCGTTAAAGAATCAGGCTTTAAGAAACGTATTGAAAAGGATAGAATCATCCTAGAATTTAAAAAGAAATAA
- a CDS encoding ParB N-terminal domain-containing protein: MEEISIDQLILENRYLRFDTDIDKLCESISQVGLIHPLIVNKDNKLLSGGRRLSALKKLGFNKVPIVRVDKGELIEELISIDENLIRLELKNTDLEIQLLRAKELYESLYPDSVEENRPRELTTEQVEALPLKFETQTAKKTGLSENSISMAIKRAEKSAPTVVKLRKEGLISTAQANELIKLDRDDQEKILPVVVDRPVSEIKDLIKNVKQMGLTQAIEIDSQTDNHSKRDFVELNKLAKKLNKQINKILSEDVEYQGPGHEKVYDSVIQVFQGMKQLLEQRRPDILVEFVNNQNINNNSEHSMNQ, encoded by the coding sequence ATGGAAGAAATCTCTATCGATCAACTAATCCTAGAGAATAGGTATCTACGTTTTGATACAGACATTGATAAGTTATGTGAGTCAATTTCACAAGTAGGCCTTATCCATCCCTTAATCGTTAATAAAGATAACAAACTTCTTAGCGGAGGGAGGAGATTAAGTGCTCTTAAGAAATTAGGTTTTAACAAAGTTCCAATTGTCAGAGTGGATAAGGGTGAACTCATTGAAGAACTTATATCAATAGATGAAAATCTTATTAGATTAGAACTTAAAAATACCGACTTAGAAATACAGTTGCTAAGAGCTAAAGAACTTTATGAATCACTATATCCCGATTCCGTTGAAGAAAATCGGCCAAGAGAATTAACTACTGAGCAAGTTGAGGCCTTACCTTTAAAATTCGAGACACAAACAGCAAAAAAAACAGGCCTATCTGAAAATAGTATTTCTATGGCCATCAAACGAGCTGAAAAATCTGCTCCAACCGTTGTAAAACTCAGAAAAGAGGGGCTGATTTCAACCGCTCAAGCAAATGAACTCATTAAACTTGACAGAGATGATCAAGAAAAAATTCTTCCAGTTGTAGTCGATAGGCCAGTGAGTGAGATTAAAGATCTCATTAAAAATGTAAAACAAATGGGTCTAACTCAGGCCATTGAGATTGATTCTCAAACTGATAATCATTCTAAACGCGACTTTGTAGAACTAAATAAACTTGCAAAAAAACTGAACAAACAGATTAACAAAATTTTATCTGAAGATGTAGAATATCAAGGTCCAGGCCATGAAAAAGTTTATGACTCTGTGATACAGGTGTTTCAAGGGATGAAACAACTTCTTGAACAAAGAAGGCCTGATATTTTGGTTGAATTTGTGAACAATCAAAATATTAATAACAATTCTGAACACAGTATGAATCAATAG
- a CDS encoding endonuclease/exonuclease/phosphatase family protein, which translates to MIEFSLITFNIHKGMDWRGRKFTFQKIKDALESEGTEFVFLQEVHGENLKHAQKFDVASQFEELADSMWEHYRYSKNAIYQNGHHGNVILGKFPIVFSEKIDMTLNKLEQRGLLYAKFELADVGKDLHCFCAHLNLMEKDRVKQYAIIIDEISKRTTKDDLIIVAGDFNDWKQKACDHLTEGYGLTEAYKSIHGKYAKTFNNLFPLLALDRVYVQNLEVLQAEVLDNKAWRELSDHLPLKITLKI; encoded by the coding sequence ATGATCGAGTTCTCCCTCATTACTTTTAATATTCATAAGGGAATGGATTGGCGAGGACGTAAGTTTACCTTCCAAAAAATTAAAGATGCTCTTGAATCCGAAGGAACTGAATTTGTATTTTTACAAGAAGTTCATGGAGAAAATTTAAAACATGCTCAAAAGTTCGATGTTGCTTCACAGTTTGAGGAACTTGCTGACAGTATGTGGGAACATTATCGCTATTCTAAAAATGCAATTTACCAAAATGGTCACCACGGAAATGTGATTTTAGGAAAATTTCCAATCGTTTTTAGTGAAAAAATTGACATGACTCTCAACAAGCTTGAGCAACGTGGACTTCTCTATGCAAAATTCGAACTAGCTGATGTTGGAAAAGATCTCCACTGTTTTTGTGCACATTTGAATCTTATGGAGAAGGATAGAGTCAAGCAATATGCGATCATTATTGATGAAATTTCAAAAAGAACAACCAAAGATGATCTCATAATTGTTGCAGGTGATTTTAACGACTGGAAACAAAAAGCATGTGACCATTTGACCGAAGGATATGGACTTACAGAGGCCTATAAAAGCATTCACGGTAAATATGCCAAAACTTTCAATAATTTATTTCCTTTACTCGCATTAGATAGGGTCTATGTTCAAAATTTAGAGGTTTTGCAGGCCGAAGTACTCGACAATAAGGCCTGGAGAGAGCTCTCTGATCATTTACCTCTCAAAATTACACTTAAAATATAA
- the cls gene encoding cardiolipin synthase, with amino-acid sequence MSFFLIIFETALVFHVLMNKRDYRGQIAWISIIIFSPIFGALAYIVFGINRIKSTGLRLVSDMTEPEKIEELIQSNKIIESSCPQQFSQHLTLGNNSHHFSFCHGNKIETFHEGKVAYESMIEEIDMANHNIYLCTYIFDYDELGERFVNSLAKAKERGVEVKVLVDGAGTKYSSPSIIKVLKKNKIPFAIFLPVRHPFNVRYMNLRNHRKIMVIDGHHAFTGGMNIRRGHLDKIDDLHFKLQGPVVQQIYEIFVKDWNFSVQKKRRLVKKKLNLHSSGEILCRSIIDGPSEYIDKLPLTLESIIRCAKYEIWLQTPYFVPERDLVTSLKVAALSGVKINILLPRHNNFSFMTWATETIIPELIDAGCNIYYVGDKFEHSKLMVVDGCWSLIGSTNWDVRSLRLNFEFNIECLNQNFALELTSILENKLKTSTQLSSEVFQNRPTFYKLRSNLCRLFTPYL; translated from the coding sequence TTGAGTTTTTTCCTCATTATATTTGAAACTGCACTTGTTTTTCATGTCCTCATGAACAAAAGAGACTATCGAGGTCAGATTGCTTGGATTTCTATCATCATTTTTTCTCCCATTTTCGGGGCCCTGGCCTACATTGTTTTTGGAATTAATCGCATAAAAAGCACAGGTCTTAGACTTGTCTCGGATATGACTGAACCTGAAAAAATTGAAGAACTGATTCAATCTAATAAAATAATAGAATCTTCTTGTCCTCAGCAATTTTCACAGCATTTAACTCTAGGTAATAATTCTCATCACTTTTCGTTTTGCCATGGCAATAAGATCGAAACATTTCACGAGGGAAAAGTTGCCTATGAGTCGATGATAGAAGAAATAGATATGGCCAATCATAATATTTATTTGTGTACCTATATCTTTGATTATGATGAGCTTGGCGAGAGATTTGTAAATTCACTAGCTAAGGCCAAAGAACGTGGAGTAGAAGTAAAGGTTTTAGTAGATGGAGCTGGTACAAAGTACTCTTCTCCTTCAATTATTAAAGTTCTTAAAAAAAACAAAATACCCTTTGCTATTTTTCTGCCGGTTAGACACCCTTTTAATGTTAGATATATGAACTTGAGAAACCACCGAAAGATTATGGTTATTGATGGACATCATGCTTTCACAGGGGGGATGAATATCAGAAGAGGACATCTTGACAAGATTGATGATCTTCATTTCAAATTGCAAGGCCCTGTTGTTCAACAAATCTATGAAATTTTTGTTAAAGATTGGAATTTTAGTGTTCAGAAAAAAAGACGACTCGTTAAGAAAAAACTAAATCTCCACTCAAGTGGTGAAATTTTGTGTCGATCTATAATTGACGGGCCTAGTGAGTACATCGATAAATTACCTCTTACATTGGAGTCGATTATAAGGTGTGCAAAATATGAAATATGGCTACAAACTCCTTATTTTGTACCGGAAAGAGATTTAGTAACATCGCTTAAGGTTGCTGCTTTAAGTGGAGTTAAAATTAATATTCTATTACCTCGACATAATAATTTTTCATTTATGACTTGGGCCACTGAAACAATCATTCCAGAACTGATAGATGCCGGTTGTAATATTTATTATGTTGGAGATAAATTTGAACACAGTAAATTAATGGTTGTCGATGGATGTTGGAGCCTAATCGGGTCTACAAATTGGGATGTAAGAAGCTTAAGACTTAATTTTGAATTTAACATAGAATGTCTCAATCAAAATTTTGCATTAGAACTCACTTCAATTCTAGAAAACAAATTAAAAACTTCAACTCAATTGTCTTCTGAGGTTTTTCAAAACAGGCCAACTTTTTACAAGCTTAGAAGCAATTTGTGTCGATTATTTACGCCCTATCTCTAG